The sequence below is a genomic window from Synechococcus sp. PCC 7335.
TGGGATCGCTGAAGATTTCGGTACCCATCGTTTTGACTCATATTAATTAGCTCTACTAACGACTCCTTCTAACTACCCCTTAGGTCTCTCTCAAAACATAACCTACACCACGCACCGTCTGGATCAGGCGCTTCTCACCCTCCTCATCCATCTTGAGCCGCAAATAGCGAATGTAAACCTCGATAACGTTTGACTCACCGATAAAGTCGTAGCCCCATACGCTTTCTAATATCTGCTTGCGAGTGAGCACCTCACGCGGATGTTCCATGAGATATTTCAACAGCTCAAATTCTTTCATCGTCAGTTCGATTATGCGATTGCCACGAAGAACCTGCCGTTGGCTAACGTCTAGAACCATATCAGCGAATCTAAGTTGCTCGCTGCTGGTGGTTTCTGGTTTTAGGTAAGTATTGACGAGATTGATAAAATCATCGCTACGATACGGCGATAGAAAGTAATCATCCGCGCCCGATTCTAGACAGGCAACGCGATCGCTTAGCTCGTTGTGGGTCATCATCAGCAAGATTGGCACGCGGTTTTGCTCATTGCGCAACTGGCGACACAAATCAAGTCCAGACTCGTCTTTGAGTCGTCTTGCGACCACAATCAGGGCAGGCCTTGCCGTTCGCGCCTGGGCTAATCCGGCTCGGATGCTATAGACCTCAATGGGCGTATAGCCTGCCTCATGCAGATCTACGCTAATTCTATGCGCTAGGGTTTCATCGCTTTCGAGCACTAGCACTGTGTACGGATAGGACGGAGGTGTCGAAGTATCTGAAGGTAAGTTAGGTAGAGCAGGCGGCAGACTCATAGGACAAAAATAGCTAGATAGAACAGAAGGTAGCTAGCAAAAGCGTGGTAGTGGCAAGGAAGGAAAAGAGGGTTAATCCGGCTAGCACTTAGGGTAGCTCTACCGAAGTTGGCTTAGCGATATGAGGCAGTCCCCAGCCTAGCTTTTCTCTGAGCACTCGGAAGAACTCAGGCGGCTTTAAACGAATAAACTTAGCAGTGTAGGGCGATCGCACCAAAATTACCTGATCAGACGGTCCTACATAACAGCCAGCATTGCCATCGACAACCATCACTAGCGTCTCTGGATTTGCCGATGTGATTGTGACTGGCTCATGATCTGGAAAAACTAACCCCCGAGAGGCCAGCGAATGAGGACAAATCGGGATGAGCTGTAATACAGACACGCCTGGGGCAATTACCGGTCCTCCAGCAGATAGAGAATAGGCTGTAGACCCCGTTGGTGTAGAGATAATGATTCCATCTGCCGCTACATCGACAGGGGCATGATGGCCTACTTGCACCTCAAAGTGGCACATGCTTGTCAGCGGCTGACGCTGCATGACTGTCTCGTTCAGACACAGTGCTTCCCAGCTCAGATTTCCCTGGCTATATAGATTCACTAGCACCATTGCCCGCTCTTCTAGATGGCAATTACCTGCAATCACTTGATCAACCGCATCGTTTAGCTGGTTGAGATAGATCTCTGTCAAAAAACCCATGTGACCAGTGTTCACAGCAAGCAGTGGAATGCCTTTGGGTGCAATCTGACGAAAAGCTGAGAGGACAGTCCCATCTCCGCCAAACACCACAGCAAAATCCATCTCTTGGTCGAATCCTAGCGGGACTAGGCTCTCGATGGGGGTATGACAAACCGGCTTACCCGGCTGAGAATAGCCCAAGATACCAGCGATGCCAGTCGTTAAGCAAACCTTGTAGCTACGCTGTTTCAAGCGCTGAGCAAGCTTTCTGGCGGCTGTTGCAGCTATCGGCTTTATGTCGTTGTAGATGATGCCAACTTTAGGCACGATAAGTTCACACAAAGAGCGAAGGGGCCAGCCTATAGGCTACCGTCTTTAGCGATCTCTTGAATAGAGAGAAGGCAGATATCAGCAGTGAACGCTTGCAAAATCTTTTTTTGATAGTTATTAAGGGAAAGAGAAATTAAAGGTAAGTACAAATGCTTGATAGGTGAAGCGCTGTAGTATCTAGAAAAGGTCTTAGACCTATATAAGGTTGGGTTTTGCCGTATGGAGGATTGCTAAGCCGCGTGAGTTCGAGTCAACATTTACCTGCTACCACCGCTTACGTCCGAATCACCCATCAGTCTTGGCAGAACGGCAGGATTGAGGGCGAAGTGAGTGCAAATGAGTTTGAATGGCATTTCCGATGGCGCTTTCGCATGGGCCAGCTAATTGTCGAGCCTTCTTTGGGAAGGGCTTTGATCCAAGAGCCTTTAGGCCGCTTTTTAGAGCAGTTTGACTACCAGTTAGAGCCGGGTGGAGATTATTCATTTACAATTCGAGCGGAGCTTTGAAAATGTATAGCCATGTGCGGATGCATTCGTGCATGGCGAGTCACTTAGCTTGTCGAAACACAAGGGTTATCGCCAACGACTATGTCGTAAGCACTATGTCGTAAGCTAAGTGACCACAGCGACAGGACCAAAGCGATAGTAAGGAGAGAGTTTAGTCTTCGCCTGAAAGTCTATTCAAGTACCGCTCTACTAGCAGGATGGCAACGATATCGTCAATCGGGCGAGGAATGCTACGTAGGCTTCGAGGCAGTAGCTTAGTGATGCCTTTTGGGGGATACATCTCCCAGTAGCGATCGCGTGCTTCTAAGGAACTATACCGCTCGTCTATCAGCACAATCCTCGGTGCATTTGGCAGATTGCCGAGCTGCTTTTTCCATTGCTTAGATCTAGTCTGATCGCCCATCACAATTGAGGAAATCGGATAGGTCTCTCGCAGATTTTGGATTGTCGCCGATACATTTGGTGACGAAATTACCTGGTGATAGTGTAGCGCCTTGTCTAGCCCCACTACAGCCACTCCACATTTATCGCGTCCTGGATCAAATCCTAGTAGAGTTGGCGTTAGCAGCGTTGGCACAATCAATTTGGGAAAAGACACGTCAAAAGCACACCCTACAAGGATGCCTAAGCTAAAGATGCAAAAAGCAACTTAACATCTTCAATAGCCTAGGCTATTGAGGTATTGAAAAAGAGTTCAAATCAAACGACTTAGCTAGAAATAGCTGCTGGTATAACGTGTTTTGTTCGACTAAGGATAACTGTCCCTGTTTGAGACATTGTGTAAAAAGAGATGATCTTTTCGCCATTCTCTGCTAAGAATACGACTTATTCAATGCTATTTTTGATGGTACATACGTACGCACTGCTTGGTGCGCCGCTTGAGTGCACGTAAAAAGAGTTGAGCTCTCAAATTTCAAGTCCTTCGGTGGAGCAACAGATGTTCCACTGTTACCGGGATTTACAGTTATTTCCGGGCCTAATGGCTCTGGTAAATCAAACATCCTAGATTCGCTCCTGTTTTGTCTGGGATTGGCGAGTTCTCGAGGCATGCGAGCGGAGCGGTTGCCTGATCTGGTGAATCAAAACCAGGCTAAGCGGCGCTCTACAGTAGAGACAATTGTTACCGTTACTTTTGATATTAGCGATGTTGCTGACAGGCTAATGACTTCAGAGGTGACTAAGGCTGCACCTGCTGAAAATCGAGAAGGCATCGCCATAGAAGCAGCCTCAACAGAGGTAACGATAGTCGATGTAGTAGCCAACTACGCCGATTCCTCTGATACGGCCGGAGACTTTCAGCTACTAGACTTATCCGCCAGCGAGTCAGCGCTAGATGCTGTGGTAGCTAGCGATACGAATGGCGGGACTAACGGTGCTGTTAAAAACGGTGCTACCGCAAATGGTCATCGCGGTAACGGCGCAGAGGATGCAAACGGCGATCGCAACGGTCGCTCTCAAGGTTTGCTGCCTCAAGAATGGAAGGTTACCCGGCGGCTGCGAGTAACTGCGCAGGGCACCTATACCTCGAACTATTACATCAATGGCGATCCTTGTACGCTGAATGAGCTGCACGAGCAGCTGCAGCGCTTTCGCATCTACCCGGAAGGCTATAACGTCGTGCTCCAAGGCGATGTGACCAGCATCATTTCGATGAATGCCCGCGAGCGCAGGGAGATAATCGATGAGATGGCAGGCGTGGCTTCTTTTGATCGCAAGATCAATCAAGCTAAGTCAAAGCTAGATGTGGTTAAGGAACGAGAAGAGCGCTTTCGGATTGTAGAGGTGGAGCTGATTGCTCAGCTAGATCGACTAGACCAGGACCGCAAGAAGGCGGAAAAGTACAAGCAAATCAAAGCAACACTGCAAGAGAGACAGACGTGGGAAGGGGTAATGCAGTGGCGATCGCGCCAAAAGCAGGCCGAACAGCTAGCGAGTCAGATTGATCAGGGTCATCGAGCAGGCGAAGCGATTGAGCAGAAGATCGCTGCCTTGACTGAGAAGATGGAAGCGACTGCGACTGAGCTAGCAGCACTCAATGTCAAAGTCAAAGCGTTAGGTGAAGAAGAATATCTGGCTTTGCAAGCTCAGCTTGCTACACAAGAGGCAGAGCTTCGACAGCTTGTTAGACAATCAGAATTGTTAGGCAAGTCTACTGGCGATATATCAGCTCAGCTAGCTGCGACTCAAGCTGCCATTCAAGACCAAGAAGGTGAACTGACTGATGTGAGCCGGCGAGCGCGATCGCTCACGGACGAAGAGCTAGCGCAAATTAAAGCAGAAAGAGATAGAGCGATCACTCAGCTAGAAGCTAAGCGGGAAGAGACAGCTGCGATCGCCGGTAAATCTCAAGCCTGGATGCAGCAGCAAAGGGATCTGCGTCGCCAGCTAGAATCTCTGCTCGATCAGCTAGAGCCGCAGCGAACAGAGCGGGTGCGGCTGCAAGAGCGCCTTAGTCGGCTAGAGCCGCAGCGAACAGAGCAGCGAGAGGCATTGACGGCGCTAACAGCGCAGATTGCTAATGAAGAAGCGGGTAAGGAAGAGGAATCGGAAAATGGGCAGAAGCGTCAGCTTTCAGATAGTCAGGCAGTCATTCAGCAGCTAGCGCAGGCGGTAGTGGATATCGAGGCTGATTTGCAAACGCAGACACAGACGTTGAATCGACTGTTGCATGAGCAGAGAGAAAAGCAGCGAGAATTAGATAAGTTAGAGGCTCAAGAGCAGGCAATTAAGGAGTCTCAAGGAACGCAGGCAACTGAGGTATTAAAGCGCAGTGGCCTGCAAGGGCTGTGTGGCATTGTCGCTGAGCTAGGTCAAGTAGATGCCACCTATCAGCTAGCGCTAGAGATTGCAGCGGGTGGACGAATGGGCTTTATGGTGGTCGAGGATGACCGAGTAGGGGCCAAGGCAATTGATCTGTTAAAGCAGCGCCGGGCGGGACGAGCGACTTTTCTCCCGTTAAATAAGATTCGGGTGCCACACTTTAAGCCGATAGATCCGTGGAACCGGCCTGACGGCTTTGTGGACTATGCAGTTAATTTGATTTGCTGCGACGATAAGTATGCAGATGTGTTTGCGTTTGTGTTCGGCAGCACGGTGGTGTTTGAAACGCTGGCCGAAGCTCGCCGCAATATGGGTAAGTATCGGATTGTGACGCTAGGCGGTGAAGTATTAGAGTCTAGCGGTGCCATGACTGGGGGAAGCTTGCGTCAACGCGGGCGGCTGCATTTTGGTACGGTCTCGGCGGGTGAGTCTGAAGAGGCTCAGACACTGCGTGATCGCCTTTTTGAAATCAACGCTATCTTGATCCGCTGTGAGCAAAAGGTGAACCAGCTCACGCTTAAAGCTAAAGAAAAATCAAAGGAGCTAATCGAAGCTCGTCAGCAGTATCGCGAGAATGAGCTCAAGGCGACTCAAGCAGAGCGTCAGCGACAAGCGATCACAGAACGAGTCGCTCAGGCTAAAGCTCAGCTAGAAAAAACCGAGAGTGACTATGCGCAAGCGCACGTCCAATTAGCAGCGTTAGAGCAAACCTTGGCAGTTCAAGAACAGGGGCTAGTTGAAAAGCGTCAGGCGCTAGCTGCGCTAGAAGAATCCGAAACGCATGGCGAGTGGCAAGCTGCTCAAGGCGTGGTGCGCGCCTTAGAAACGCAGTTAAACGAGCAGCAGCAAAGACTGAGATCCGCAGAGAAACGACAGCAAGATTTGCTCACTCAACAGCAAAGGCTACAAGAGAAGTTGCAGTCCTGCAGAGACCAAATTGCTGCCTTACGCACTCAGCAGCAGGCTCAGATCAACCAGCAGTCGGAAATTGCTCGGCAGCAGCAGACTTTGCAAGGAACCATTGCTCAGACGCAAGGTGCGATCGCTATTCTCGATGACAAACTCAAGCAAGAGAAGACGGCCCGTGACACAATCGAGCGTCAATCTAAAATTGAGCAAAACGAACAGCAGCAAAACCACTGGCAGTTACAAAAACTTCAAGAAACCCAGAGCCTACGTCAGCAACAGCTGCGCGATCTGCACCAGTCAATCGAGCAGCAGGCGTTAGAACTGCCCGAGCCGCTTCCTGAGATCCCCGAAGAACTCACTCTAGAAGAGCTGAACAAATCCCTGAAGTCTTTGCAGCGTCGGCTAGAAAGCTTAGAGCCCGTCAACATGCTGGCCCTTGAAGAATACGAGAGAACCTTAGAGCGTCTAGAAGCACTCACCGCCAAATTGACGACCCTTGAGGAAGAGCGCACCGAGCTGCTGCTAAGAATCGAAAACTTTACCACATTACGTAAGCAAGCCTTTAAAGAGGCCTTCGACGCTGTCAATCTCAACTTCCAGTCCATCTTTGCCGAACTTTCCGATGGCGATGGTTACCTTCAGCTAGATGATGCTGTCAATCCTTTTAACGGTGGTCTTACGCTCGTTGCCCATCCAAAGGGCAAACAAGTTCGTCGGCTCGCTTCTATGTCCGGTGGTGAAAAATCCCTAACCGCCCTTAGCTTTATCTTTGCCCTTCAGCGCTATCGTCCTTCCCCTTTCTACGCCTTCGACGAAGTCGATATGTTTCTAGATGGTGCCAACGTAGAGCGACTATCTAAGATGATTCAGCAGCAAGCCAAACTCGCTCAATTTATTGTCGTGAGTCTACGTCGCCCGATGATCGAATCAGCCGAACGTACCATTGGGGTTACCCAAGCACGTGGCGCCTATACTCAGGTATTAGGAATCAACCTAGCCAAGGCAACCTAAACTCCATTCGGCATTCCCTCCACAGCAAACGGAAATCAGTCAGATACAATAGACACCTAATAAGGTATAGTCCCTCAAGCTCCGCGCTGCCGTTTTGAGGCATTTTTGATTACGTCATGACTTTCGAACAAAGTAGACTCCGCTCTGACATCGTAGGCACACAGGTAATCACTCGAAGTACAGGCCGTCGCCTTGGCGTTGTCAGTCAGCTTTGGGTCGATATGGATCGGCTAGAAGTCTTGGCGGTTGGCCTGCAGGAAAATGCACTCTCGAAGGTGATTGCCAATAACGAGAAGGTGATGCTGCTAAGCGAAATTCGGCAGATGGGTGATGTGATCCTAGTCGATGACGACACTGTGCTAGATGGTGATATTAACGTTGCCTCTTTTAGCAGCATGGTCAACAGCGAGGTGATTACCGAATCGGGTGAAGTATTGGGCCGAGTGCGTGGTTTCAAATTTGATGTGATCACCGGCAAGCTAGAGACGGTTGTGGTGGCTTCTTTAGGACTACCTCAAATCCCAGACCAAGTGGTCAGCACCTACGAACTTCCGGTTGAGGAAATTGTCAGTACTGGGCCCGATCGGATTATTGTTTTTGAGGGAAGTGAGGAGAAGCTTGTACAGCTGAGTGTGGGCTTATTAGAACGGTTAGGTTTGGCCAGCCCCGCTTGGGATAGAGGGCTAAGTGATGGTTATGTGATGCCGACTTCAGCGTCTAATCAATTGCCTTCTGGAATGAGAAACGAAGTGCGTAGAGAGATGCAGCGAGAGCGGCCAGCTGAAAGGCAGATGGAAAGGCCGCCTGAAGAACAACGTTGGCAAGAAGAAGCGTCTCCTCGAAGAGAAACTCAAAGAGAGGTCCAGAGGGAAGCTCAACCAGAGATGCGATCGCAGCAGCGCCCAGCTCAACCAGATATTGTAGACGTACCACCAGCCGATATTGATATCACAGGCGACGTGTGGGATGAACCAGCTGGCCCTGAGAAAGAAGAAGAGCTAATCGAAGCCAAACCGCTTAATCTTCCAAAGAAGAAGGTTATGGAATACGAAGAGGAATCGGACTACTAGGAACTAAGACTACTAGGAACCAAGAGGGAACTAATTAGGTGAGCGCTAAGCAAGTAGATCTCAAAGCCCTTTCAGTGATGGGCCTACCTGTCCATCAAAGTCAAGAATACGTTAGCTGGCTCAGCCATCGGATACAGGCAAACAAGGGCGCTCACGTGATTACGATCAACGCTGAGATGTGTATGCAGGCGCAGCAAGATCAGTCCTTAAGAAAGTTTATAGAGCAAGCCGATCTTGTAGTGCCAGATGGCTCAGGTATCGAGCTGTATTTTCGATTGTTTAAAAGACAAGAACTCTATCGCTATCCAGGGATTGAACTATCGGCGGATTTGCTTGACAGCTTAGATAGCCACCAGAAGGTAGCTTTCTATGGTGGAAAGCCAGCGGTTGTAGAAGCGGCAGCAGCGTATTGGCGATCGCGCAACCCACAGCTAGATATAGCCATCGTCCAACACGGCTATGTCAAAGGCGTAGCGTATGAAGATTTTTTACAACAGCTAGCAGACGTTAAGCCTGATGTAATCTTTGTGGGATTGGGCGTACCTAGACAGGAATTTTGGATAGCTGACCATCGGTATTTGTGCCCTAATGCGGTCTGGATTGGAGTCGGTGGTAGCTATGATATCTGGTCTGGAAGCAAAGTTAGAGCCCCGCTATGGATGCGTAAAATTCATTTAGAGTGGCTGTATCGATTGTATCAAGAGCCATGGCGATGGCGGCGTATGGTGGCCCTTCCTCAGTTTGCCTGGTCATCTTTCTGGTACGGAATCAAAGAGCAAAAGTCATTAAGACAAAATCTCTAAGCCCCTAGTTCTAAGCTCCCAGTTTTAAAGCGTAGATCTTTAGGATAGAAAAAGCGCTATGAAGCGACGTTGGTTTTTGGTTGGCCTTACTCTACCGTTTGTTAGTGCTGGCTGTCGAAGCGCTGAGCAGTCCAATCCGGCTGCAGAAGTCGTTACAGAAGGTTCTCAGAAGGGAAGCCCTGATATAGATACCGACACACTCGTGATGGCTACTACGCCTAACTATCCGCCCTACGAGCTGATCGTGAGCAAACAGAATGCAGGCGACAGCGCTCAAGCAGAACCTAATATCGTTGGGTTTGATATCGACCTAGCAAGACTGATTGCAGCGAGACTAGGCAAGCAGCTAAGTGTGATTGATCTGCCCTTTGACGAGTTGCTGCTAGCGCTAACTGAAGGCAAAGCAGATATCGCCATGGCTGCGTTAGCGCCTAGTCGTAGCCGCAAGCAAATCGTTGATTTTTCCAATATCTACTATCGCTCTAGGCATACGCTAGTCTCCATTGATGGGTATCTGCGATCGCGTGACCTTGGCTACCAAGCCATCGGTGTTCACAACGGTAGCGTTCAGGCTCGCTTTGCTCAACGCCTTACTGATGAACTGCCCGGACTGTACATTGAATATTACGACAGCCTTACCCAACTTTTCGACGCCGTAGATGTCGGTGAGATTTCAGGCGCTATTGTCGAAGCTAATCTTGCCGACAATTATCTAAAGCGCTATGCCGACATTCAAGCGAGAGTTATGCCAGTAGAAGGTCCTACGGGTAGTGCGATCGCCTTGCCTCAAAACTCTCCTTTGCGCCGTGATATCAACACTGCCCTTTCAGATATCAAAGCTAGCGGCGAAATGGATCAGCTGATCGCTCGCTGGTTTGGCGATCGCAGTATCAGAACCTAGCCTTTAGGCGCTTAGATTGCCTATGTAGATTTGTGTCTCTTAGGTTCTATCAACAATTAATGATTCGAGGGGAACCCTTAGCCTAGTGCATTGGCGTAGTCTTTTTGAGGCTCGCCGCCTTGACCTTGTTGGCATTCCTTCATGACTTCGCTTCTTACCCCTCAAGCCCAGCGCCACACTCCACAGGCCCCAGCAGCAACTCTGCCGCCGCCACCGGCTGCAATTGCGTTACAACAGGTTTACAAAGCTTACGAAAATGGCGTCCCCGCTCTAGCTGATATCAATCTAAGGTTGCAAAAAGGTGGTTTTCTATTCATCACGGGTCCATCCGGTGCTGGAAAATCAACCTTGCTAAAACTTCTTTATGGTCAAGAGCGTCCGACTGCTGGCCAGATCCTCATCAATGGTCAAAACGTTAGTTTGCTCAAAGGTAATCAGGTAGCGATGCTTCGTCGCCGCATCGGTGTTATTTTTCAAGACTACAAGCTGATTTCTCGCCGTACTGTTGCTGAAAATGTCGCCTTCGTACTTCATGCTCAAGGCTACTCTCGAAAAGAGATTGAGCGTCGCCTACCGTTGACGCTTCAGATGGTTGGGCTTCAGGGTAAAGAAGATCGCTTTCCCTCACAGCTTTCTGGTGGAGAGCAACAGAGAGCTAGCATCGCTCGCGCAGTTGTGAGCACACCGCCGCTGCTATTGGCGGATGAACCGACAGGCAATCTAGATGAGGACAATGCTCGTCAGGTATTCAACATTTTGCGTGACCTCAATGAAAGTGGTATTACAGTTGTCGTTGCGACCCACAATGAACTGATGGTGCGATCGCTTAATTATCCCGTCGTCCAAATTCGCAATCACCGCCTCCACCACATCCGCTAATTCATTGCCTGATTAGTTCGTTTATAGCGGATAGACTGTAGGAAGCGTATGGAAGAAGTCAGATGGAGCGTCACATATTAGAAACAGAACTAGCACCAGATGGCACCGTACTGTTGAAAGACCTACCCTTTCAGCCAGGCGAATCGGTACAGATCACCGTCGTTAAACAAGTTGACGATACCAAGCCTTTTCTCTCAGACGACGCGCCAAAGGATTGGCGGAATGCAAACCCTAGGTACTGGATCAGGACAGCATGCGCAGAGACTCTAATAAGTTCGCATGATGACGTTAGTAGTGTGGTTTGTAACCTTTCTCAACGCATCCACAGCACTATCTGATAGTTCAAGCTAGTAACTACTAGCGATAGTAGTGCTACGCCAAAGGCGCTGATGCCAAAGGTTGATTCTAGGAAAGCTGACGGAATCCAAACTTCCATCAGACAGAAGAGCACGCCGATCACTATCCATACCAGTGCAGGATTCATGTACTTTGCGCAGTTGTCATTACTAAGCGGTGCGTTCGGATATTTTCTACAGCCTAGCTTGGAGTTGGACTAAGCGTAGGTAGTCGGAAGGAGATTCTACTAATTGAGCACATATTTAATTGAGCACGTGTCAATAATTAAGCATAAGTGGGCAGCTTTAGCGTAATCTATCAAATTTATTTTCACTAAATCCCTTTTCCCCTACCATGTACCTAATTTAACGGCAATCCCCTTTGCAAGCGTGATTCAAACAGCCCGACCAAAAATCCCAGCATCTACGAATGGCGAAGCCGGTAAGTCCCAGTTCAGACAGTATGTCTGGGCGTTGGGTCATGGCACCAACAAAGTTCCAATTGGGGAGATAGTTGATGGTCGATATCAAGTTGTTGCTCCGTCAATTTGGCTAGATACCAGGCCCGGACAGCCGCCCAAGGTGCCTGATCCAATCCCAAATTTCGTGCAGCCCTACTTAAAGGCTTATCCATATCAGCTGAATTTGCCAGGAATTTACGGTATCTGTCATCAGGAGTCTGGAGAAGCGGTATTGCTATTGAGCAATGTGCCAGTAAACCATCAGGGGCAACTGATGCCTGCGATCGCCAAAGCTTGGCCGACGTCGACAGGCTTTCGTCAAGTTTATTGGCTTTGGCAAATGATTTCCCTATGGGAGCCACTCAGCGAGTTTGGCGCAGCCGCTAGCTTACTCAAAAAAACGAATATCCGCGTTGAAACTTGGCGCGTTCGGCTAATCGGACTCTCTACTAATCCAGCTGAGCCCAGCTTTTCAGAGCTTGCAGATGCCTGGGAAAGCACCTACTTGCCTGAAGCTAAGCCCTCAGTCAGAGCGCTGCTTCAATCCGTTTGCAGAGATTTGCGAACCCCTAACGCAGATATTACTGATATCAAGGCGCAAATAAATTCTCAGCTGCTAAAGGAATCGATAGGTAAGACAGTAGAGCTTCAGGTAGCAGGTGCAACTAGCACTGGGCCAACCAGACGACACAACGAAGACGCCTGTTATCCTAGCCGCAACGAGTTACAAAGAGCTAACACCGCCGATCTACCACTATTGCCTCGGCTAGCGATCGTCTGTGATGGAGTAGGGGGTCATGAGGGTGGAGAAGTCGCTAGTAAGCAGGTGATGCGATCGCTTCAGCTCCAACTTCGCAGCCTGCTCGTAGAAGCGATGAACCAGACCAAGCCACTCGAGCCACAGCTTGTTATTGACCAGATTGAAGCGGCGCTTAGAGTTGCTAATAACCTAGTTGTTAGTCAAAACGACCAGCAGGGGTGCGCCGATCGTCAGCGAATGGGTACCACATTGGTGATGGCGCTTGTGCTACCGCAGAAGGTTGAGACATCAGACGGACCTACCGAAGTCAATGAGCTGTATCTCACTCATATTGGTGATAGCCGCGCCTATTGGATGACTGCTGACGCCTGCTATCAGCTTACGGTAGATGATGACATTGCCGGTCGAGAAGTCAGTTCCGGCAATAGCTTTTATACAGAAGCGCTGCAACGACCTGATGCTCACGCGCTCAGTCAAGCTGTTGGCATGCGCGAATACGAACAGCTAAAGCCTCATACCCAGCGGTTCTTGTTTGAATCGAGCGGCGTGCTACTGCTCTGCTCTGACGGTTTAAGTGACAACGACCAAGTAGAAAAATCGTGGTCGAATTACGTGGGGCTAAGTATGCAGCGAATTGTGCCGCTACATTCAGCAGTCGATTCGTGGATAGAATTGGCCAATCAGCGTAATGGGCATGACAACGTGGCTGTGGTACTGATGAACGTAAAAGTTATTAGCAGTCAATCTGAAGAAGAAATTGGAACTCGTGAGCAGAAGGGCATTGATGTAGAAGAAAAGGCCAAAAATGAAGCAGAGGGACAAAATAAAGCATTAGTCGATGGGCATACGCACACACTGTCTAGTTCAGGGCCAAGTTCAGGTATTAGCCCATCAAACGCTAGCCAATCGGTTCACACCACTAAGCCTATTCCGCCTGCGGGCATGACGAGTGGTTCTCGCGCACTGTTATACGGCGAAGATGATGACGACGATACGCCCTTGCCTTTATATGACGAGGCAGCTATCGTGTCCAAAAGTGAGTCATTGACGCCTAAGACTCGCAGTTGGATTACTGGGCTCTTGGCTCTGATTATTTTGGCTGTCGTAGGTGGGCTGGGCTGGTTGCTATGGCGCACTGTCGATCCGCTTTCTCAGCAAGATGCTATCCCTGATGAAGTCATTCCGGGTATCAATCTGGAAGAATAAGCCAATCTGCTATAAGCACCACCGCTATAAGCCATCAAAAGTACAAGCCACAGGGCATCGTTTGCACAGACGTCAATGCCAAGAAGCCTAGAACCTTGTTGTGAGAGAATAGGGGGATTGATTCGTTTTATATTCTCTCGATTTATGAAAGTAGGCGATCGCGTTCGCGTTAAAGCTCCTCTAACGCTGTTCAACCATCCTAAGTTCCGCAACCAACCTCACAATGTAGAAGGTATGGAGGGTGTGATCTCGGCTATCTTGACTGATTGGGAAGGCCGACCTATCAGCGCGAACTACAAGATCGTCGCCTCTTTTGAAGTCGAAGGTGCC
It includes:
- a CDS encoding NfeD family protein gives rise to the protein MNPALVWIVIGVLFCLMEVWIPSAFLESTFGISAFGVALLSLVVTSLNYQIVLWMR
- a CDS encoding transporter substrate-binding domain-containing protein, whose protein sequence is MKRRWFLVGLTLPFVSAGCRSAEQSNPAAEVVTEGSQKGSPDIDTDTLVMATTPNYPPYELIVSKQNAGDSAQAEPNIVGFDIDLARLIAARLGKQLSVIDLPFDELLLALTEGKADIAMAALAPSRSRKQIVDFSNIYYRSRHTLVSIDGYLRSRDLGYQAIGVHNGSVQARFAQRLTDELPGLYIEYYDSLTQLFDAVDVGEISGAIVEANLADNYLKRYADIQARVMPVEGPTGSAIALPQNSPLRRDINTALSDIKASGEMDQLIARWFGDRSIRT
- a CDS encoding PP2C family serine/threonine-protein phosphatase codes for the protein MIQTARPKIPASTNGEAGKSQFRQYVWALGHGTNKVPIGEIVDGRYQVVAPSIWLDTRPGQPPKVPDPIPNFVQPYLKAYPYQLNLPGIYGICHQESGEAVLLLSNVPVNHQGQLMPAIAKAWPTSTGFRQVYWLWQMISLWEPLSEFGAAASLLKKTNIRVETWRVRLIGLSTNPAEPSFSELADAWESTYLPEAKPSVRALLQSVCRDLRTPNADITDIKAQINSQLLKESIGKTVELQVAGATSTGPTRRHNEDACYPSRNELQRANTADLPLLPRLAIVCDGVGGHEGGEVASKQVMRSLQLQLRSLLVEAMNQTKPLEPQLVIDQIEAALRVANNLVVSQNDQQGCADRQRMGTTLVMALVLPQKVETSDGPTEVNELYLTHIGDSRAYWMTADACYQLTVDDDIAGREVSSGNSFYTEALQRPDAHALSQAVGMREYEQLKPHTQRFLFESSGVLLLCSDGLSDNDQVEKSWSNYVGLSMQRIVPLHSAVDSWIELANQRNGHDNVAVVLMNVKVISSQSEEEIGTREQKGIDVEEKAKNEAEGQNKALVDGHTHTLSSSGPSSGISPSNASQSVHTTKPIPPAGMTSGSRALLYGEDDDDDTPLPLYDEAAIVSKSESLTPKTRSWITGLLALIILAVVGGLGWLLWRTVDPLSQQDAIPDEVIPGINLEE
- a CDS encoding WecB/TagA/CpsF family glycosyltransferase — its product is MSAKQVDLKALSVMGLPVHQSQEYVSWLSHRIQANKGAHVITINAEMCMQAQQDQSLRKFIEQADLVVPDGSGIELYFRLFKRQELYRYPGIELSADLLDSLDSHQKVAFYGGKPAVVEAAAAYWRSRNPQLDIAIVQHGYVKGVAYEDFLQQLADVKPDVIFVGLGVPRQEFWIADHRYLCPNAVWIGVGGSYDIWSGSKVRAPLWMRKIHLEWLYRLYQEPWRWRRMVALPQFAWSSFWYGIKEQKSLRQNL
- a CDS encoding PRC-barrel domain-containing protein, with protein sequence MTFEQSRLRSDIVGTQVITRSTGRRLGVVSQLWVDMDRLEVLAVGLQENALSKVIANNEKVMLLSEIRQMGDVILVDDDTVLDGDINVASFSSMVNSEVITESGEVLGRVRGFKFDVITGKLETVVVASLGLPQIPDQVVSTYELPVEEIVSTGPDRIIVFEGSEEKLVQLSVGLLERLGLASPAWDRGLSDGYVMPTSASNQLPSGMRNEVRREMQRERPAERQMERPPEEQRWQEEASPRRETQREVQREAQPEMRSQQRPAQPDIVDVPPADIDITGDVWDEPAGPEKEEELIEAKPLNLPKKKVMEYEEESDY
- the ftsE gene encoding cell division ATP-binding protein FtsE, coding for MTSLLTPQAQRHTPQAPAATLPPPPAAIALQQVYKAYENGVPALADINLRLQKGGFLFITGPSGAGKSTLLKLLYGQERPTAGQILINGQNVSLLKGNQVAMLRRRIGVIFQDYKLISRRTVAENVAFVLHAQGYSRKEIERRLPLTLQMVGLQGKEDRFPSQLSGGEQQRASIARAVVSTPPLLLADEPTGNLDEDNARQVFNILRDLNESGITVVVATHNELMVRSLNYPVVQIRNHRLHHIR